The proteins below are encoded in one region of Triticum aestivum cultivar Chinese Spring chromosome 1B, IWGSC CS RefSeq v2.1, whole genome shotgun sequence:
- the LOC123081123 gene encoding uncharacterized protein translates to MAVGTSSSMLGGALLLLLVLSSAIDVHGGSSSSAAPRSPLDELCIGLGGWYVTPDMCVSALCIDPSCRSARGLPELAVLATKLTVANATVAKTSIESALAHMRYSPQRGRMARLCSRAWHAAFALALSFSLARHSEVSSPRRSAFAFFRRRRLTSVSAVVKAFERREKHLAVSMPFFL, encoded by the exons ATGGCCGTGGGCACATCCTCTTCGATGCTCGGCGGCGCTCTCCTCCTCCTACTTGTCCTCTCCTCGGCCATTGATGTTCACGGCGGGTCAAGCTCCAGCGCCGCGCCACGTTCCCCGCTGGACGAGCTCTGCATCGGCCTAGGCGGCTGGTACGTCACGCCGGACATGTGCGTGTCCGCGCTCTGCATTGACCCCTCCTGCCGCTCCGCACGCGGCTTGCCGGAGCTCGCGGTTCTGGCCACCAAGCTGACGGTGGCCAACGCCACAGTAGCCAAAACCAGCATCGAGTCTGCGCTCGCCCAT ATGAGATATAGCCCGCAAAGAGGGCGGATGGCGCGGCTCTGCTCCAGGGCGTGGCATGCCGCCTTCGCCTTGGCGCTCTCCTTCTCCCTCGCAAGGCACTCCGAAGTCTCGAGCCCGAGGCGGAGCGCCTTCGCATTCTTCCGCCGTAGGCGCCTCACGTCGGTCTCCGCTGTG GTTAAGGCGTTCGAGCGCCGGGAAAAACACCTCGCCGTGTCCATGCCCTTCTTCCtttga